One Pseudomonas fluorescens genomic region harbors:
- a CDS encoding TonB-dependent siderophore receptor: MTVRATCKNRLKFTCESSHLRHAVRAALFSTALGMAATPSLSIAADTLDIEVGQRFNIAAGPLAEALNQFARQANITLATTPQQTEGRRSPGVQGEYSNAQALSHLLGGSGLEAVSQDGSSYVLRPIAETAALALPTTDIKGFALGNALGSVDGYNATHSQIATKTSTALLETSQSVSVVTREQMDDQGSKTVSQAMRYAPGVLTNPYGATHRYDYVAMRGFNDGSVDNIYLDGLKSMGDSGTYSTLQVDPYFLERVDILKGPSSVLYGRSSPGGLVALTSKKPLYEAYHQVQATVGTQGQRGVGFDFSGPVDDDKRIAYRLTGLTDQSDTQFDHNKEKRFALAPTLSIDFSEDTSLTLQAYLQHDPDGGYHGGVPADGTIHQRNGNRISEHFFEGEPGIDGYSRDQQSFGYQFEHRFNDVFTARQNLRYLDSKVNMDQVYAYGWTSPTSNELNRYYTGGDERLHAFIVDNMLQAEFFTGATKHTVLLGADYQRRKTVVDWTSGGLAPINAFKPVYGNSAIDMYSETSYLRRLEQTGVYLQDLIEMDKWRFSLGLRQDWVETSDENRLAEAERPLGTEINDRRTKLTGRAGALYLFDNGLAPYLSYSESFNPNSYADSAGNPLAPTDGTQWEFGLKYQPPGTDNLFTASLFRIDQENLATKLPQENFYRAVGAVRSQGLELEAHMQLTDNLKVLGSYTFTDIEYSKSMISTLSTPTAVIENKGNSPTQAPRHMASLWADYAFDSAALDGLRLGGGVRYVGYSWADAENTLKVPSYTLFDASIGYDLGKVGLKGVDIRLNANNLTNESYVASCASLNFCYMGEERNVAATVSYQF, encoded by the coding sequence ATGACTGTCCGCGCCACCTGTAAGAACCGTCTGAAATTCACTTGTGAATCGAGCCACTTACGCCACGCCGTTCGAGCGGCACTGTTTTCTACAGCGTTGGGCATGGCGGCTACGCCGAGCCTGAGCATCGCTGCCGACACGCTTGATATTGAAGTCGGCCAGCGTTTCAACATTGCCGCCGGTCCGCTAGCTGAAGCGCTGAACCAGTTCGCGCGCCAGGCCAACATCACCTTGGCAACGACCCCACAACAGACTGAGGGACGGCGATCACCGGGTGTGCAGGGTGAGTACTCCAACGCTCAGGCACTGAGCCATTTGCTCGGCGGTTCCGGACTGGAAGCGGTCAGTCAGGATGGCAGCAGCTACGTTCTCAGACCGATCGCCGAAACCGCAGCACTCGCGCTGCCAACCACTGATATCAAAGGCTTCGCACTCGGCAACGCGCTGGGCAGCGTGGACGGCTACAACGCCACGCACAGCCAGATCGCCACCAAAACCAGTACCGCATTGCTGGAAACCTCGCAGAGCGTCTCCGTGGTCACGCGCGAGCAAATGGACGACCAAGGTTCAAAAACCGTCTCGCAGGCGATGCGTTACGCGCCCGGTGTGCTGACCAACCCGTACGGCGCAACGCACCGTTACGACTATGTCGCCATGCGCGGTTTCAATGATGGCTCGGTGGACAATATCTACCTCGACGGTCTTAAGTCGATGGGTGACAGCGGCACCTACAGCACGCTGCAGGTCGACCCGTATTTCCTCGAACGCGTGGACATTCTCAAAGGGCCGTCTTCGGTGTTGTACGGCCGCAGTTCACCGGGCGGTCTGGTGGCGCTGACCAGCAAAAAACCGCTTTACGAGGCTTATCACCAAGTGCAGGCCACGGTTGGCACACAGGGTCAGCGAGGGGTCGGTTTTGACTTCAGCGGCCCGGTTGATGACGACAAGCGCATTGCCTATCGTCTGACCGGACTAACGGATCAGTCCGACACGCAATTCGACCACAACAAGGAAAAGCGCTTCGCCCTTGCACCAACGCTGAGTATCGATTTTAGTGAAGACACCTCGCTGACGCTGCAGGCTTATCTGCAACATGATCCGGACGGCGGCTACCACGGTGGTGTGCCTGCCGATGGCACGATTCATCAGCGCAACGGCAACCGCATCTCCGAACATTTTTTCGAAGGCGAACCGGGGATTGATGGTTATTCGCGTGACCAACAATCGTTTGGATACCAGTTCGAGCACCGCTTCAACGATGTCTTCACCGCCCGCCAGAACCTGCGCTACCTCGACTCAAAAGTGAATATGGATCAGGTCTATGCCTATGGCTGGACGTCACCGACCAGTAATGAATTGAACCGTTACTACACCGGTGGTGATGAGCGCCTGCATGCCTTCATTGTCGACAACATGCTTCAGGCTGAATTCTTCACCGGTGCGACCAAGCACACGGTATTGCTGGGAGCGGATTATCAGCGCCGAAAAACGGTGGTCGACTGGACCAGCGGCGGCCTCGCGCCGATCAATGCATTCAAGCCGGTGTACGGCAATTCGGCGATCGATATGTACAGCGAGACCAGTTACCTGCGCCGTCTGGAACAGACCGGCGTTTACCTGCAAGACTTGATCGAGATGGACAAGTGGCGCTTCTCACTAGGCCTGCGTCAGGATTGGGTCGAAACCTCTGACGAAAATCGGCTTGCCGAGGCTGAGCGCCCGCTGGGTACCGAAATCAATGATCGCCGTACCAAACTGACCGGTCGCGCGGGTGCGTTGTATCTGTTCGATAACGGGCTAGCGCCGTACCTCAGCTATTCGGAGTCGTTCAACCCCAACTCCTATGCTGACAGCGCTGGCAATCCTTTGGCCCCAACCGACGGCACGCAGTGGGAATTCGGTCTGAAATACCAACCGCCAGGGACGGACAACTTGTTCACTGCATCACTGTTCCGTATCGACCAAGAGAACCTGGCGACCAAACTGCCGCAGGAAAACTTCTATCGCGCTGTCGGCGCCGTCCGATCTCAGGGACTGGAGCTCGAGGCGCACATGCAATTGACCGATAATCTCAAAGTCCTTGGCAGCTACACGTTCACTGACATTGAGTATTCGAAGTCGATGATCAGCACGTTGAGCACCCCGACCGCCGTGATCGAGAACAAGGGTAACTCACCAACGCAGGCTCCTCGGCACATGGCGTCATTGTGGGCTGACTACGCGTTCGACAGTGCGGCGCTCGATGGTTTGCGCCTGGGCGGGGGGGTGCGATATGTCGGCTACAGCTGGGCGGATGCTGAAAACACCCTGAAGGTGCCGTCCTACACATTGTTTGACGCATCGATTGGCTATGACTTGGGCAAGGTCGGCTTGAAAGGTGTCGATATTCGACTTAATGCGAATAATTTGACCAACGAGTCCTACGTGGCTTCGTGCGCGAGTCTGAACTTCTGCTACATGGGCGAAGAGCGCAACGTCGCGGCGACGGTCAGCTACCAATTCTGA
- a CDS encoding FecR domain-containing protein, which produces MPVDNASLERRNEPQHQVVKQAIQWLLRLRNNHGNTRLSRQCEQWRAQHHEHELAWQRVQSLQAELSHNLRSVPGTQVAFNTLENSAQGLGRRQALKLLSGAALIGSAVWMTRDTAAWQQWRADYATATGERRGFQLPDGTRIELNTASAVDLDYTAQQRLIKLTRGEIIVSCGGADEGSAFERPLRVQSRHGTYDPQDARFILRQDSDCTRLNVTHGQVAIHAAGASIKAVTGQSYLIDHQRIRLSPVPDMDAGAWVDGMIVTRNMRLGDFLIEVGRYRQGFLNCAPAVADLRLSGVFRLEDTDKLLAILPQTLPVRLRYRTRWWVTLEQTA; this is translated from the coding sequence ATGCCTGTCGATAACGCCTCGCTCGAACGTCGCAACGAGCCGCAACATCAAGTCGTCAAGCAAGCCATTCAGTGGCTGCTGCGCCTGCGCAACAATCACGGCAATACGCGCTTGAGTCGCCAGTGCGAACAGTGGCGCGCCCAGCACCATGAACATGAATTGGCCTGGCAACGGGTGCAGTCGCTGCAAGCCGAACTGAGCCATAACCTGCGCTCCGTGCCCGGTACGCAAGTGGCGTTCAACACGCTGGAGAACAGTGCGCAGGGTCTGGGTCGGCGACAGGCATTGAAATTGTTGTCAGGCGCGGCGCTGATCGGCTCTGCCGTGTGGATGACAAGGGACACCGCCGCCTGGCAGCAATGGCGCGCCGACTATGCAACGGCAACCGGGGAACGCCGCGGCTTCCAGCTCCCGGACGGCACCCGCATCGAGCTCAATACCGCCAGCGCAGTGGATCTGGATTACACCGCACAGCAGCGGCTGATCAAGTTGACGCGCGGAGAGATCATTGTCAGTTGTGGCGGCGCCGATGAGGGCTCAGCGTTCGAGCGGCCACTGCGTGTGCAGAGTCGCCACGGCACTTACGATCCGCAGGATGCACGGTTCATCCTGCGCCAGGACAGCGATTGCACGCGCCTGAACGTCACCCATGGCCAAGTTGCGATTCACGCCGCCGGGGCATCGATAAAAGCCGTCACGGGGCAAAGTTATTTGATCGATCATCAGCGCATTCGTCTGTCGCCAGTTCCGGACATGGATGCCGGTGCCTGGGTCGATGGCATGATCGTCACTCGCAACATGCGTTTGGGAGATTTTCTCATTGAGGTCGGCCGTTATCGTCAGGGCTTTTTGAATTGTGCTCCCGCAGTGGCTGACCTGCGCCTCTCCGGCGTTTTTCGTCTGGAGGACACTGACAAGCTGCTGGCAATCCTGCCCCAAACCCTGCCCGTGCGATTGCGCTATCGCACCCGTTGGTGGGTGACGCTGGAACAAACGGCGTGA
- a CDS encoding sigma-70 family RNA polymerase sigma factor: MSSPELAVHTLYSSHHSWLNAWLRTRLGNAADAADLAQDTFVRLLQRTERLELKAPRAFLRTIARGLVIDHWRREEIERAYLQTIAHLPEAETPSAEARALVIELLESVARMLEGLRPKVRQAFLLAQCEGLTHKQIAAHMGLSLRSVERYVADALYHCYVLRYEN, from the coding sequence ATGTCATCGCCAGAGCTCGCGGTCCACACGCTTTACAGCAGTCATCACAGCTGGCTTAACGCTTGGTTGCGCACACGGCTGGGCAACGCCGCGGATGCCGCAGACTTGGCGCAGGACACCTTCGTCCGTTTATTGCAACGCACTGAACGTCTCGAACTCAAGGCGCCCCGTGCTTTCTTGCGCACCATCGCCCGAGGTCTGGTGATCGACCATTGGCGCCGCGAAGAAATTGAACGCGCCTACCTGCAAACCATCGCCCATTTGCCCGAAGCCGAGACGCCGAGTGCCGAAGCCCGCGCGCTGGTCATCGAGCTGCTGGAAAGCGTCGCGCGCATGCTTGAAGGATTGCGGCCGAAAGTCCGTCAGGCATTTCTGCTGGCGCAGTGCGAAGGTTTGACTCATAAGCAGATCGCCGCACACATGGGCTTGTCGTTGCGCTCGGTGGAACGCTACGTCGCCGATGCGCTGTATCACTGCTATGTGCTGCGGTACGAAAACTGA
- a CDS encoding SRPBCC family protein: MSNLQPDTLIKNPHGCHVVSSVEVPADAAQVWAIVGNFGGFERFIPALSHIEMTGEGVSSLRKKIFKDGNVVVEQLNSHDNQARSMTWTTIYNTLGVANLWAAMNVEGLGEGKSRATWTIIAEPASGGEEALPGFTDFVQGFADDAMGNVLKLFV; the protein is encoded by the coding sequence ATGAGCAATTTGCAACCCGACACCCTGATCAAAAATCCCCATGGCTGCCACGTTGTGTCTTCGGTAGAGGTGCCGGCGGACGCGGCGCAGGTCTGGGCGATAGTCGGCAACTTCGGCGGCTTCGAACGTTTCATTCCGGCGCTGTCGCATATCGAAATGACCGGCGAAGGCGTGTCCTCCCTGCGCAAGAAAATTTTCAAGGACGGCAACGTGGTGGTTGAACAACTCAACTCGCATGACAACCAGGCGCGAAGCATGACCTGGACGACGATCTATAACACTTTGGGCGTGGCGAATTTGTGGGCGGCGATGAATGTGGAGGGGCTGGGCGAAGGTAAATCCCGAGCGACGTGGACGATCATCGCCGAACCGGCTTCGGGTGGTGAAGAAGCGCTTCCGGGGTTCACGGATTTTGTGCAGGGGTTTGCGGATGACGCGATGGGGAATGTTTTGAAGCTGTTTGTTTAA